A portion of the Thunnus maccoyii chromosome 20, fThuMac1.1, whole genome shotgun sequence genome contains these proteins:
- the LOC121887132 gene encoding uncharacterized protein LOC121887132, protein MMLLKAKGKDLKTILEPEATKESRQEAGGGSGVKGQPQSLLLGKVKMASLRHKANKILVKPDEETSESEAVDGMSSKPKERLIARRKGVTTLRRVSGWIQMKMPRGLNLRKKLSAWTKAIGVSRWLSHRAIKQKQGTRKSKGNVLKHRMAMRVASKTSLASRKTRTSSEDKMAKEKAGLQGKAGGEEAAPAGEKEVEAKYAVVLPRMNKLGKAKTTQAPQAAPGPSTPSSTTESPGEPTTSEPKPPKPGARLVLPVKPDLSLLKSIKKPLPGGLISGGDVAERSPGASVGTAAQEGSSNTEDTNRRAALDNQNGVSVLQAARGKLGPSQINLTKISLSGGIIGAGSIRAKGPDPEKETAAGIPRSSTQPLSNGESGAVMPGVRSVYEEEADREVAQLMGEGAIYTQPEVHWAGNPRMSGDPQDWLRAENLLPHQTVEKLTKWTVYDDGGQARTIPAHNGRGPWESDDPTQEMLESRLVSTQVVMHGSERPVEVDEVEDLSQLEEVCESSVLLNLKKRFHRDCIYRS, encoded by the exons atgatgcTTCTCAAAGCCAAAGGTAAAGACCTCAAAACCATTCTGGAGCCTGAAGCAACAAAAGAAAGCCGGCAGGAAGCTGGTGGTGGAAGTGGTGTCAAAGGGCAGCCCCAGAGCTTGCTACTGGGGAAGGTCAAGATGGCGTCTCTACGACACAAAGCAAATAAGATATTAGTAAAGCCTGATGAGGAGACATCAGAAAGTGAGGCTGTCGATGGGATGTCCAGCAAACCAAAGGAACGTTTGATAGCGCGAAGAAAAGGTGTGACCACTCTTCGCAGAGTGTCCGGTTGGATTCAGATGAAAATGCCAAGAGGGTTAAACTTGAGGAAAAAGCTATCTGCTTGGACCAAAGCTATTGGGGTCTCCCGCTGGCTCTCCCATCGGgccataaaacagaaacaaggcACTAGAAAATCCAAGGGCAATGTCCTCAAACATCGGATGGCCATGAGAGTTGCCAGTAAAACCAGCCTGGCCAGTAGGAAAACAAGGACCTCCTCTGAGGACAAAATGGCTAAAGAAAAAGCCGGCCTCCAGGGAAAGGCTGGAGGGGAAGAAGCAGCACCAGCTGGGGAAAAAGAGGTAGAGGCTAAATATGCTGTGGTACTCCCCAGGATGAACAAACTGGGCAAGGCTAAGACAACCCAGGCACCCCAGGCTGCCCCTGGACCTTCTACACCATCAAGCACCACTGAATCACCAGGAGAGCCCACTACCTCAGAACCCAAACCCCCAAAGCCAGGTGCCAGGCTCGTGCTTCCTGTCAAACCAGATCTCAGCCTCCTGAAGTCCATCAAGAAGCCCTTGCCAGGAGGGCTCATATCAGGCGGAGATGTGGCAGAGAGGAGCCCTGGGGCCAGTGTTGGTACCGCAGCGCAGGAAGGTTCCTCCAACACTGAGGATACAAACAGGAGAGCTGCCTTAGACAATCAAAATGGAGTCAGTGTGCTACAGGCTGCAAGAGGGAAACTGGGCCCTTCCCAGATCAATCTGACCAAGATCTCCTTATCAGGGGGAATAATTGGTGCCGGATCCATTCGGGCCAAGGGGCCAGACCCAGAGAAAGAGACTGCAGCTGGGATACCCAGGTCCAGCACTCAGCCCCTTTCAAATGGGGAGTCAGGTGCTGTGATGCCAGGTGTACGGTCTGTGTATgaagaagaggcagacagggaaGTGGCCCAGCTGATGGGTGAGGGGGCTATATATACCCAACCAGAGGTGCACTGGGCTGGGAACCCACGGATGAGTGGAGACCCTCAG GACTGGCTGCGTGCTGAGAACCTGCTGCCTCATCAGACGGTTGAGAAGCTAACCAAGTGGACAGTCTATGACGATGGGGGCCAGGCCAGGACTATTCCAGCCCACAATGGCAGGGGTCCCTGGGAATCAGATGACCCCACCCAGGAGATGCTGGAGAGTCGACTAGTCAGTACACAG gTGGTGATGCATGGCAGCGAAAGACCTGTAGAGGTGGATGAGGTGGAGGATCTGTCCCAGCTGGA AGAGGTGTGTGAGAGCTCTGTGCTTCTGAATCTAAAGAAGAGGTTTCACCGTGACTGTATTTAT aggagctga
- the LOC121887397 gene encoding caldesmon-like — protein MPPVKSQGRANATKQKAEEVKKGNHQKNVRRNCSKVSQPPSKVPNGKQKGRGNVPNLEDEKADDIKSNRRSNTDQGKKRGAEQKPPQKQTGITLRNGKTANGRSQPQPKRDSKSTGRINKTTKLKPPKAPTTKQGRINNKHPAKPENKRSDKVTESEEEESESDAGSSVEATEEESSNDEKEEERDSSKEPTETQESEESSKEEAEVSDTQRDTEQTADEESDKELAEEAKSRSHSEVETATSSEEEVEKGKEVEVSEAVISDRCEDKEITQEDTSEKPTTNKACRRRRQTPRPPKPAQEPKYKMFKKTKADKQAEKAEKQRAKAEKQRKVQIQMRKTRRQNPH, from the exons ATGCCGCCCGTCAAGTCCCAAGGTAGAGCAAATGCCACGAAGCAGAAAGCAGAGGAggtaaaaaaaggaaatcatcAGAAAAATGTGAGGCGAAATTGTTCCAAAGTTTCCCAGCCTCCCTCTAAAGTGCCTAATGGGAAACAAAAAGGTAGAGGGAATGTACCTAATCTGGAGGACGAAAAGGCAGATGATATAAAGAGTAACAGAAGGAGTAACACAGAtcaaggaaaaaagagaggggCAGAACAGAAGCcaccacagaaacaaacaggGATCACATTAAGAAATGGGAAAACAGCCAATGGTAGATCACAACCCCAACCCAAGAGAGACAGTAAAAGTACAGGGCGCATAAACAAGACCACCAAACTCAAACCTCCAAAAGCACCCACAACAAAACAAGGGAGGATCAACAACAAGCACCCCGCCAAGCCTGAAAACAAGAGAAGTGATAAAGTGAcagagagtgaggaggaggaatcAGAGAGCGATGCAGGAAGCTCAGTGGAGGCGACGGAAGAGGAAAGTAGTAAtgatgagaaggaggaggagcgggACAGTAGCAAAGAGCCAACTGAGACACAGGAGAGTGAGGAGAGCAGTAAGGAGGAGGCTGAGGTATCAGACACTCAAAGAGATACTGAACAGACAGCAGACGAGGAATCAGACAAAGAACTTGCAGAAGAAGCCAAATCCAGAAGTCACTCTGAGGTCGAAACGGCCACATCCAGTGAAGAAGAAGTGGAAAAAGGGAAGGAAGTGGAAGTATCTGAGGCAGTCATCAGTGATAGGTGTGAAGACAAGGAGATAACCCAGGAGGACACGTCTGAAAAGCCAACAACTAACAAAGCCTGCAGACGACGCAGACAGACACCACGTCCCCCAAAGCCTGCACAAGAGCCAAAATACAAGatgtttaaaaagacaaaggcaGATAAGCAGGCTGAGAAGGCAGAGAAACAGAGGGccaaagcagaaaaacagag AAAGGTCCAGATCCAGATGAGGAAGACAAGGAGGCAGAACCCACACTGA